Part of the Spinacia oleracea cultivar Varoflay chromosome 5, BTI_SOV_V1, whole genome shotgun sequence genome, AAAGTTACCTTACTAAAGGGGATAAATGTGACCCTAACCATTAAAAAAAATGCGACCCTAACAATAAACAATGAAGTGTCTTAGAGTGATATGCTTGTTACAAGTTATAACTATGACCAATACAACACCAACAATAAAAATATACACCGATACACAAGTGTAATATAGGTAGTAGGCTACGTGGAGTTTGACCCCACACCATGTACACTATTATACATTGCTCTatcatttgagctaatagcttTGAAAATAAGGTAACTTATAACTACAATAAAGAAAACTTATAACATCAATAAGGGTTACTCGAAGAACAGAACAAGTACGGATAACCTTCCTCTTTTAGACTGTCGCTCAATATATTATCGTAGAGCGGTCTTTCTAAAAAgtttgtgaaaaaaaaaagtttctcATTTTCATAGTCTCTACAGGTCGATTTCTTTCTTCAACAAAAGATTTTCACATTAAAAAGTGTGTACATTTCatcattttttatttgttaCCATATCAGTTTTGTATTACACAGTAATAAAACTTAAAGTCATAATTAATTACTTAATCACGCCCCAAATAGTGCACCACAACCCCCTATAAATAACTGCTCGCTCATGCTTCTTCTCCCTCACCAACACTCATCTTCTTGCCACCTAACCACTCTCTACCTCTGCAAAAATGTCTGTAGAAAACTTAGCTtccgctttctctctcctcccaacgGCATCTTCCATCCTGTCTGTACCCATTTTCGTGTCCTTGGCTGTTTTCGTCTCCCTTTTCACCATCTTCCTCTACCCAGGTGGTTTAGCATGGGCTCTCTCCCCCTCAAAATCCACCAAGGGCGGCCGGTCTGCCTCAGCAATTCCTGGCCCGACTGGGCTTCCCTTTGTAGGTCTCGGTTACGCTTTTGCCTCTGAAACCACCCACAGGATCTTATCCAAGGTGGCCACTAGTCTTCAGGCGACACCACTCATGGCGTTCTCCGTGGGAATGACTCGCTTCATCATAGCAAGCGAGCCAGAGACAGCAAAGGAAATTCTAAACAGTTCAGAATTCGCCGACCGCCCCGTGAAAGAGTCAGCTTACGAGCTTCTCTTCCATAGGGCAATGGGGTTTGCACCCTTCGGCGATTACTGGAGGAATTTGAGAAGAATCTCCGCCACCCACCTCTTCAGCCCACGAAGAATCGCGTGTTTCGGTGGGTTCAGGGAGGAAATTGGGAGGAAGATGATGGACGAAGTAAACTCAGAAATGAGTAAAAACGGACAAGTTGAGATTAAAAACGTGTTGCATTTTGGATCATTAAACAATGTGATGATGAGTGTTTTCGGTAAAAGTTACGATTTCTTTGGCGGGAAAAAGAACGACGAAGCTGAGAATCTTGAAGGTTTGGTGAAAGAAGGTTATGAATTGCTTGGGATATTCAACTGGGGTGACCATTTTGCCCCTCTAAGATGGTTGGATTTACAAGGTGTTAGGAGGAGGTGCAAGTCCCTAGTTGAGAAGGTCAATGTCTACGTTGGTAATATCATCGAAGAGCACAGAACTTTAAGGAGAGAAAAAGTTGTTGGAGATGAAGACTCTCATGACTTTGTTGATGTTCTTCTCGATTTGGAAGATGGTGAAAACAAACTTTCTGATTCCGACATGATTGCTCTTCTTTGGGTATCATTCTATCTTTGTTTTCTTCATTTTCATGCTAAATTTGTTGGCTCATATCATAACTGCTGTTTTTGGTTTCATTCTGCAAATGGTAAACAATTAAACATGTCTCAATTCTCATTTTGTTGGCTCTTTTGCTTTGTGGAATTGTGGGGTCCTTCTATATCAAGTTACAACTTTATCTATTACCAAAAccaaataacttgaaaatgttGTTAAATGGGTTAAAATTAGGGCATCTAATTAGTGGGTTCTTTAACTAGTATTTTTTTCAATCAATTTGATGCAATAAAAAATATTCACTTTGTTGTGtgcttaattttaatttttactgTTTGTAGGAGATGATCTTCAGAGGAACTGATACAGTAGCAATCCTGTTAGAATGGACACTAGCAAGAATGGTAGTGCACCCAGACATCCAAGCCAAAGCACAAGCTGAAATCGACTCAGTCGTCGGAGCCAACAAGCAAGTCACCGACTCAGACCTCTCAAAACTTCCATACCTGACTGCCATAATCAAAGAAACCCTCAGAGTCCACCCACCCGGCCCACTCCTCTCATGGGCTCGTCTCTCAATCCACGACACCCACGTCGGGCCCCACTTCGTCCCAGCCGGAACCACAGCAATGGTGAACATGTGGGCCATAACCCATGACGAGAAGATCTGGTCTAACCCCAACGAGTTCAACCCCGAGAGGTTCATAGAGGAGGATGTACCCATCATGGGTTCAGACCTCAGACTCGCTCCCTTCGGTGCAGGAAGGCGTGTATGTCCCGGTAAAGCTATGGGGATGGCGACAGTCCAGCTTTGGTTAGCTCAAATGTTACAGAATTTCAAGTGGGTTCCTTCAACTGAGCAAGGTGTGGACTTGACTGAGTGTCTTAAGCTGTCTATGGAGATGAAGAAGTCTCTGGTTTGCAAAGCTGTTCCTAGGATTACTGCTTAATTAATCAAACTTAGTACCAGATTAGTGGGTTGTTATGTCCAGGTTCGAGTCTAATAGTAGTCTTTATAATGAGTCCTTTATAGTAGTTTATAAGTGGTAATTAAGTGATGGTTTCTCCATGATTTTGCAACCTTATATGGGGAAATAGGCATATTAGTTGTCTTAAGAAAGCTGGGACTGTAAGATTGTACTATGTGATCGTCGAAAAAACACTAAagtaaaagtaatgaaaatGTTCCTTTGTTAGTAGTAATCTgtatctctctcttttttttaggCAAAATGGTCAAAAAGTACCTTCTTTTTGCCTCATTTTGTGAGCTAGTAGTACCttatattttcaattttgtcaaaTAGTACATTGAATTAAGTGTTGTTGTTCTGCGGTTCTTATAAGAAGTTAACATAGGCGCGTGAGTTTTGGCTAGGTTTGTTACACACACAAATTTTTTTGGAGGGAAGGTTGAATCAATGGCAAGAAATTTTGATTTTGGCCTGAATTTTGCAACAATGTACTGtttttaaaacaaatttttaattcaaggtaCTATTTGATAAAACTGAAAATATAAGTTACTAGCTAACAAAGTGAGGCAAAAAAAAGAtactttttgacaattttgcctttttttttataattcaaAACGAGTCACTTCCCCATTAAATTATACGGTTGCCAAAGTATACATCATCGATTTCAAAGGATTTAGAGTTGAGCATAATAGTTTCCACTTCATGTGGCACAAAAATACAGCCATTCATTACATCATTACTGCCCAAAAATTACTTTCCACAGCCATACTCCGTATCTTGTTTGGCGTTTAATGTTTTCAGATTTTCAAATCTGCCTCATTTATCGAggtaattttagatttttccaTTCAATTATGAAAGATCatattttaattagtttttagAATATGGATTGTTTAATATTCGAGATCATACTACTATTAAAGATAGTAAAGTTAATTTGGTGGTTAATTGTCGTGATTACCGGTAGTAAATGTTTATAAGATGCAAACGTCAATGTCATATAATCATATTGCATTATAATCATGCAGAATCACATTCTTTAGGCAATATCTGTCACAAATCTCAAGCATTTGAGTTTTTATCAAGGTAGTAAAGTACTGTCACAAAACATAATCTTTCGCTATAAGTTTTCTTTAAGTAGATAGAAAACATAAATTCGACATTATTTAGTACTGAATATACATGTGTTAGACGACTCTTGTGTTAGGTCTATTCTCAAAAGTATCTTATTCCCAGATATAGAGCAACAAAAAGGTTCATTTTGCATAACCTTTGCTACAAAGTACTTCCTCCATCTCTATTGATTTTTCCtggtttgattatttttttactcaaaaaagtaataataataaatcaaaaaacaaaaagagacgaagAGTGTATTTTATAATGGTGaaggaaaaatatttttttctttgggatgttttcgaaatcatgGGAACAAATAGGAgtttttggaattttgaagaaACTACATAGGGACACTTTTAGGTATAACAAAGATCAATTTTGTTATACTTGGAGTTTCTAGTTTAAGCACCTAAATGATCGGATCTTTCTATACATTTAAGCATTATGACACATTCTCTTCACGTTACAAAAATAAGTTTCATGCATGCGTAATAAGTTTAATTTCTTACAATCAGGTACAATAAGTTTCAAGCAAGACTGATTAGGGCTACTAAATTCCATTCAGGCCCAATAAATTCAGtttaaataagttcagatagatTTCAACCGAATAGAACGCAACCAAATCATCTTCGCCATTGGATACcattcatatagtgtcacataTTGCATGCTTTGGTGATGCATCTTTATTCCTCATATATTCTGAAAGCACAAggagtaaaataaaaaaataaaaaaagattcCTTAAGTGAGGAAGTGagcatgatgatgatgatgatgatgatgtattAAAGATGCAAAAAACCTGCAAATGATTGAAGAATACAGAAAGAAAGAGAGCAATAACACACTCAGATAAAACATATGGTTCACCTCCTTTTAAGGGATCCAAATTCTTTTCAGAGAATATTTGGTTTTTATTATTTCTAGTTTGTGCACTGTTTCTTCTGCAAAAAAGCTACTCTCCTTTTTCCTCCTCCCTTCCAGTAATCAAAAGATGCATTTcagattttcttttgttttcttcttccttcacTTCCTCTCTACTTTATTTCTCCATATAATTCACCTTATCTTTCCTGAATCTTCATCTCACAAGAGTACAGTACTTTTGTTTTTCCATTATTAGAGTATAATTCCTTATCTACCCTTTTCTAAGTCCACCAAAACATACTCGTGTTCATGTTCCGTAAACACCCCTTAACGTACATATTACAGACTTACAGGATACAAACTACTTTAAAATGTTACCTCTAAAAGATGTATGTAGTAATGTAGTATGTATCAGTCCGTACTCCACAAGGATCCTAAGAATAGTAGGATGGCATATCCGTACCAGGTTTATGTACATTTAATTCTATGATACATAAACTTTTGCACAACAACTAACatattacatatatatatgCTTAATATTTTGTAAGGTTCATGTTCATCCATACACGTCGTCTTTCCCTTTCTACATGGTATCGATTCGGGACGTTCTTAATCAGCTTATTATAATCATGGATTTGGATATCGTACATTGATCGAAACATCAAAACTCCATTAACAATAATCTAATGGTTTAGGCAAGCATCTGTTTGTAGGTATcccaattaaataatattccCTTGACCACTAATGATATGTTATGAAGGGCCCTAATATAATCTTTAGATGGTCTCCTACAAGTTGTACattgataaaaataataataattcatcagCTAATGAAAAACTTGCAAACATTATTATTCCAGTTTTAAAGAATTTTCTTTTGGATACAACATGCTCTAGCTTAGGTAGGCTTAGTGATTTTTAATACCGAAAAAACACTTAACAATGTGTTCAAAATATGATTCTAAAGCACCTGGCATGGTGCTTCATCTGAAAGGTCTTAATCTGATGTTAACTGTCTAGATATGCATATCAATTACTGATATTCTTAGTTTTCGAACCAAGGAAATACAATGATTCATATATACACCGTATTTCATTGTCAGAATGTCAGTTCTTGCACTTCCTATTTCAGTATTGATTTTAGCTAGCAGATGAGTATCTGATTTCAGTAACCCTGTGTTCTGTTGCTTATTCTGCTGTATTACACCGCGAAAAATCAAAGTTTTAACTAATTTTACACTCAAATATAGTAATTGATGAACGCGAAAGACCTTTGGGCCTTGTTCTCTTTACTTGATCTGGTTTTATTTGTCTAGTGCCTGAGCTGGTCTGATCTATTCTGGTCTGAACGTTTTTATGTGAGTGATTTTTGCTTTTTCTGGCCTGGTCTGATTTTTCTGGTCTGAtctaataagcaataagaataaggtCAAGAGAAACAAATTCCTAAGAAAGGTAACAAAAGCGAGAAAATTAGTGAAACTGTATAATACTCTACTAGTATAGTTTTAATGATTCCTTTGACCTTAATATGCTAATAAGCAATATGGGTGGTGTAATAATAAGGGAGCCCCTAAACAGCAGGAATAGAAGTTAGAACCCCTGATTTCTTATCTTAATTATTGCTGCAGTAATACAGAACAGATCCTGGCTTGGTTGTCCCAGAAGCAAACAGTATTAGAATAATTAAAAACAATGGTGAATAATTAAGTGcctaattaactatttaattaAGTTTTGACAGGTAGATTATCACTTAATACAGGAGTTGTGGGGACCGCCTTTACATACAAACCCTAATGCTTTGCAATTAGGAGGTAattatattggtttagatcccATGTTAGTAAGATCAGAAAATGATTAAAAACAGTCTGTTGCCTTTAAATATTGACACTAGCTCCGTGTTTGAGTGCCCTTGAAAGAACCATATGACCGTATCATCACTTAACTTTTAGTCCATGATTTAGCTACCCATGTAGACTTCCTACTCCCTTGTTGGACTCTTCTCCTACATTTACATTTCCTCCCTGTACCTAATTTTGTAGGCTACGTGTGCCGTTACGAAGTCATCAAGGTTTCATCATGATCCTCCTCCTCGTCCTCATCACTATGTTATCATTATCATCGTATTTGTATGTTGTTTAATTCGAAGAAAAACTTTTAGCGAAATCCCGAGAAGAAAACTTTGATCAACTGACTATTAGCTACCGAACAGTCAGTAGAATGACGATGATTTACCATTATTGTAAGGTGAATAACAGTTAGTCATATAGCCTTTTATGTAAACAGAATCAATCTAGGCGCACCCGTCTAGATTGATTCACACATATAGTATTTAGTACCTAACATGTTAAAGCAAACAATACTCATTCATATATCAGGAGTC contains:
- the LOC110795613 gene encoding cytochrome P450 78A5 yields the protein MSVENLASAFSLLPTASSILSVPIFVSLAVFVSLFTIFLYPGGLAWALSPSKSTKGGRSASAIPGPTGLPFVGLGYAFASETTHRILSKVATSLQATPLMAFSVGMTRFIIASEPETAKEILNSSEFADRPVKESAYELLFHRAMGFAPFGDYWRNLRRISATHLFSPRRIACFGGFREEIGRKMMDEVNSEMSKNGQVEIKNVLHFGSLNNVMMSVFGKSYDFFGGKKNDEAENLEGLVKEGYELLGIFNWGDHFAPLRWLDLQGVRRRCKSLVEKVNVYVGNIIEEHRTLRREKVVGDEDSHDFVDVLLDLEDGENKLSDSDMIALLWEMIFRGTDTVAILLEWTLARMVVHPDIQAKAQAEIDSVVGANKQVTDSDLSKLPYLTAIIKETLRVHPPGPLLSWARLSIHDTHVGPHFVPAGTTAMVNMWAITHDEKIWSNPNEFNPERFIEEDVPIMGSDLRLAPFGAGRRVCPGKAMGMATVQLWLAQMLQNFKWVPSTEQGVDLTECLKLSMEMKKSLVCKAVPRITA